TGATCACGGAGTGTTTGATCCCACGTCTGCAATTTATCGTTGAACGTCTGCCAGAAGCCCTGGAGACGGTTCAATTCGTCCAGCGACGGACGTTGCTGCAGTGTTACTGCCGTTTCGGGCTCTTGGCTGTTTATCTGACGTTCAAGATCCGGGAATCCGGCAACGATCTCAAAATTATCAGGCCTATTATTTAGAAAGGTCGAGATATCACGCAGTCTGGCCGCAGTAGCGTCCGCCTGAGTTATGACATTGGATTGCGGAAACGGCGTTGGCGCCGGTGTCGGCGAAGGGCTCGCGGCCTTGTTCGAGTTTGTATTCTGCCCGATGACGGTGGTCGCAAATATCGCCGCCAACATCAGTCCGGCAAAGATCCGTTTGAGTATTGTGAGCTCCGATCCGGCTGATTTCGCCCAACTGTGTAATTGCATCGTTCCGTCTAATTATAGAAAATAATGCCTCATAAGCGAAATTCGTGAATTCTGCCGTACGCATTTTGGACATCATACCTGGGCGTCAAACATAGACCTTACGTCTTCGATATCACTCGTGATACGCATTCGCGGAAGACTGGCCAGAAAGTCGCGGCCGTACGGTTTGGTGCGGAGTCGTGGGTCGAGAATGGCGATAACACCGCGGTCGGTACTGCTCCGGATGAGGCGGCCGATTCCCTGTTTGAGCGAGATCACGGCCTGCGGGACGCTGTAATCGAAAAAGGATCTGCCGCCATTGTCGTCGATAAACTTTGAACGCGCGGCGACCAATGGGTCGGTCGGCACGGCGAACGGAAGCTTGTCGATGATCACGCACGAGAGTTGATCGCCCTGGACGTCGACACCCTGCCAGAAACTCGATGTGGCAAAAAGGACGGCGTTCGAAGTGCCCCGAAAACGCTCAAGCAGGCCGGTCTTGGACATCGTCCCCTGCAGAAAGCACGGATAACCGACCCTTGACGAGACGATCTCGTAGAGAGCCTTCATAGACGAATTGCTGGTACAGAGCACAAAGGCACGGCCCTGCGTCGAGTGCAGGATATTGACGATCTCAGCCGCGGCCATCTGTGTGAACTCAGGCGAACGCGGGTCGGGCATCGCCTTTGGCAAATAGACGATCGCCTGGCTCTGATAGTCGAATGAAGATGGAGCAACGAGCGTATTTGTCGTGCCCGCCGACAGGCCGAGGCGGTTGCGGATAAAGCTGAATCCGCCGTTCGTCGAGAGCGTCGCCGATGTCAGAACGCACGTCTCGACCTTGTCGAATAATTTGTCCTGAAGCAGCGACGAAACGTCAACCGGTGATGCCTGCAGAAAAACTCCCCGGCCGCGGCGTTCGAGCCAATAGACATAGTTGGCGTCCGCTTGCTTGATGATAAACTCGAGGTCAAATCGTCCCTGACGAATGCGGCGCACCAGGCTGTCAGCTTCGGGTAATTTCTCGGAAAATACATCTACATCGTTTTCGAGCCGTGAAAGGGCGTCATCGAGAGCGTGATACGCTTCGCCGTGCGATGACGGCACCGGTTTGCCATCGCGTCCGCGAATGGCAAAAGTGTCCGGCAATAGCGGAAATCGGCCGTCGCCGCCGCGTCCCTGCGTGAAGCGAGCCCAAAACTGTTCGGCAAGCCCCACGACCTTACCTGCTGCCTTAGTGATTCCCGCGATAGCGATCGCATCGGCTATCGGGAGATTTGTAGCGTCACGAGCAACCTCGTCAAACTGATAATTTGAGGTCTGAAAACCGAAATAGTCGGCGGCGATATCCTCGATCAGATGTGCCTCGTCAAATATGACCGCGCCATAGTCGGGCAAGACCTTGCCAAACTGATTGCCGCGAACATTGAGATCCGCGAAAAACAGATGATGATTGACGATCACGATATCGGCGGACTCGGCCCGACTGCGCATTCGCGTAATAAAACACGGCTCAAAATCGGGGCACTTTTGACCGATGCAAGTCTCGCTCTTGGCATTTACGCGGCTCCAAAACGACAAATTTTCGGGTAGATATGTCAGTTCGGCACGGTCGCCCGTCTGTGTCTCACGGGACCATTCGCGAACCTGCGCGAAATGATCGACCTCATCGATGCCGTCGAGGATCGGTTGATCGTCGGACTTGTTAATGCGATATAAACAGGCGTAATTCGAGCGGCCCTTCATATAGGCTGCGGTGAATTTTGTCGGTAGTATCTTTTGCAGAAAAGGGATGTCCTTTTCCATCAACTGCTCTTGTAGGTTTTTGGTGCCGGTCGAGATGATGATCCGGCGATTATGCTTGATCGACGCCGCAATTGCAGGAATCAGGTAGGCCAGGGTCTTGCCGGTCCCGGTGCCGGCCTCGACGATGAGATGCTTTTTGTCCTCGAATGCCGTCGCGATCGCTGCGGCCATACGCACCTGACCCTCGCGGTATTCATATTTATCGTGAAACTGCGAGATCAGGCCATCGGCCCCAAAGATCTTGTCGTCCGGTGTTTGCGTCATAGAACAGTTTGGCGACAGGATCAATTTGTTGACTTAAAGCCGTTTAACTGCTAAAAAAGGAGTTTGCTCCGAAAATTGTCCCTGTTGAATAGATATTAGTGGTTTCCGGCGCGTTTTTCGATCTGCGGAGTCATTTTGATCCACCTGCCGAGCGTATTTTTACCAGATGATCCAACATAATCGTACTGAATCGTTCCGAAAAGGAATTGCGCCGCTGTTTGCCATAGCAGCACTTACTTTTGCACTCTCGACGCCATTTTTATTTGGCACAAGTGCGTCAAAGGGCTTAATCGCCCGCACCGAGAGCCACGACGCCGAACTGCCTAATTACGACATCCGGACCGACAAAGGTGCGGTGGAGAAGCTTTTGGCTTTTCGCTTGAACTCGGGGCGTTCGGCGGCGGACACCGCAGACGTCCGCGACGATTTTGCAACCGGCGAAAAACGTCTCCGACGCTCGATACCGACGCTGAAGGTGGAGTACAACGACGATATACGGATCCCGGAAGTGATCGGCACCGACACGGCATCAGTACGCGCATTCTTGACACCGGCCTCGGCCGAAAAGCGTCCGGACGCATTAAAGCGGTTTCTGTCGGCAAACTCCTCGCTGACCGGCGTAGCTGAGAGTGAGATCGCGAGCCTCAAGACAACGGCCGACTACGTCAATCCCAATGGTGATCTCGCCTTTGCTCAACTCGAACAGCGGATCGGCGGCATTCCGGTCTTTAGAGGCGAGGTCAAGGCCGGATTTACCCGCCGCGGTGAGATCGTGCGGGTCATCAACAACCTTGCTCCGGGCATCAACCAAAGCACGGTTTCATCAGATTTTGCTTTGCCGCTCGATGCGGTGCGTTCGGCGGCGGCACATATTTCGATCGACGCAGCCCGTCTCGACCTATCGCCGAATACGGCTGAGTCAAACGATCTCAAGGCCACGTACGGCATCGGCGATTCAGCCACAACGGCGGAAAAAATGTACTTTCCGACCGAACCGGGAGTCGTAACTCCCGCGTGGCGAGTGTTGATATGGCAGCCGGTCAATGCGTTTTACGTGATCGTGGACGCGGCGACGGGCACGATGCTCTGGCGAAAAAACATCACCGAGGACCAGTCGCAATCGGCGACCTACAGCGTTTACACCAATCCGAACGCGATGATCAACGTCGCGGAAAACCCGTTTCCCCTGACGCCCGGCCCGATCTCGCCGAATGGCGTTCAGGGCTCCGCGATCGGGCGGTCAACCATCACGAGGATCGGCAACGAGGCTCCGTACGGCTTTAATACTCTCGGTTGGCTCACCGACGGCGTGAATATCACAGACGGCAATGCTGTACAGGCGGGACTCGATCGCGACGGCGTTGACGGCGTGGATGCATCGAGCGAGGCGGTCGGTACCGGACGGACATTTTCGTTTGCCTACGCTCCGCTCAATCCGAATACGAACAGCGGCGACGCTCCGATACCGGCAACGCAAACGTATCCGGGCAGCACATTTCAGCAAGGCACGACCACACAACTTTTCTACATCTGTAACTGGTATCACGACGAGCTTTACCGGCTTGGATTCACGGAACAGGCTCTAAATTTTCAAAACAGCAACTTTGGCAGGGGCGGCAGCGAAAACGACCGCGTACGCGGCGAAGGCCAGGACTCGTCCGGCACCAATAACGCTAATTTTTCGACACCGGCCGATGGCTCCCGACCGCGTATGCAGATGTATATCTGGACCGGCCCGAATCCGGACATTGACGGCAACGTCGATGCCGATGTCGTGATCCACGAACACACGCACGGGCTCTCGAACCGCCTGCACGGCAACGGCAGCGGGCTGTCTATTAATATGTCGCGCGGAATGGGCGAGGGCTGGTCTGATTTCTACGGCCACGCACTTTTGTCTGAGCCCGGCGACCCGATCAACGGGATCTATACGACAGGTAGCTATGACACGTATTTAGGTGGCGGCACGACCACAAACTATTACTACGGCATCCGCCGCTTTCCCAAGGCGGTCAAGGCGTTCACCGGCGGGCCGGGCAATCTGCCGCACAATCCGCTGACCTTTGCCGATGCCGACGCTTCGCAGATGAACCTCAGTGACGGAGCATATCCGCGCGGGCCGTATGGCTCGTCGACCGCCGACGCCGTTCACAATCTCGGCGAGATCTGGAGCAGTGCGCTTTGGGAAATTCGCGGCCGGATGGTCACCCGTTTGGGCTGGGAGATCGGCAACCGCAAGGTACTCCAAATTGTCACCGACGGAATGAAGCTTGCCCCATTGTCACCGACATTCTTGACCGAGCGTGACGCGATTCTTGCGGCGGCACAGGCCAGCTCACTGGCGCCGGAGGCGGCCGCCGATGTCGCTGACGTCTGGGCAGGATTTGCGATCCGCGGAATGGGTAGTGGAGCGAAGATACAGAATTCGGGCAGCGGCGCAGGTGATACGCGTGTGACCGAATCATTCGAACTGCCGAACCTGACACAGTCGCCGGGCTTAACGGTCGCGGACCCTTCGGGCAATGCGAACGGCTATCCCGATCCGGGCGAAACAGTCAGTTTGAATATTCCGATCACGAACGCTACGGGCGCAACCGCTAACGGAGTTTCGGTCCAACTGGTCGGTGGCGGCTCGGCGGATTACGGAACGATCGCCAGCGGCTCGACCGTCACCCAGGCCGTCAGTTACACCGTCCCTGCGGGCACGCCGTGCGGCTCGGCACTGTCGTTGACATTAAACGTCAGCAGCAGCATCGGCCCCTTCAGCGTTATTAGGCAGATCATCGTCGGGCAGCCGATCGCGACATTTACCGAAAACTTTGACGGCGTAGTCGTACCGAGTGTTCCGGCGGGATGGGCTTCGACGGTACTGCAGAGCGGCATCGCTTTTGCCACGACGACAGTCTCACCTGACTCAGGTACGACGGCAGCATTTGCACTCGACCCGGAAACAGTCGGCGGCGGCACAGATCTGACGTCGCTACCGGTCGCGATCACATCGCCGGCGGCAACCGTGTCGTTCCGACATCGGTTTGATACTGAGGGTGGATGGGATGGCGGTTCGCTCGAGATCAGTATCGGCGGTGCAGGTTTTCAAGAGTTTATTGGTGCAGGCGGATCATTTATCCAAAACGGATATAACGGCACACTCGGCAATGGCACCAACAATCCGCTCGCGAACCGCGCGGCGTGGAGCGGTTCGTCGAACGGATACATCACGACGACCGCACTGCTGCCGCCAGTGGCGGCCGGCCAGAATGTCCAATTTCGCTGGCGATTCGGAGCGGATAACAATACCGGTGGGCTCGGCTGGTGGATCGACACGGTTCAGGTCAGCGGCAACTACGGTTGCAGCGTTATCGACAATTTCGCACGGCCGAGAGCCGATTTTGATGGTGATGGACGATCGGACGTGTCGGTTTTCAGGCCGGCGGACGGAAATTGGTACTTGAATCGGTCTCAGCAAGGATTTACGGCGGTGAATTTCGGGCTGGCGTCCGACATTCCGACACCGGGCGATTTTGACGGTGACGGCAAGGCAGACATCGCGGTCTGGCGCCCTTCGACCGGGGTTTGGTATCGTCTCAACAGCAGCAACGGACAGTTTTTTGCATACACTTACGGCAGCAGCGGCGACATTCCGCAAGCGGGCGACTTTGACGGCGACGGCAAGGACGACCTTGCACTTTGGCGGCCGTCCACTGGAGTCTGGTACTGGATCGCGAGTTCGAACGGAACATCGAACGCCTATCAATTCGGGCTCCCGGACGATAAACCGGTTGCCGGCGACTATGACGGCGATCACAAGGACGATATAGCGGTTTGGCGGCCTTCGACCGGTGTGTGGTATCGGCTGAATAGCGGAAACGGACAGTTTTTCATAATGGCATTCGGACTATCGGATGACTTAGCAACGCCCGCCGATTACGACGGCGACGGGAAACAAGACATCGCGGTTTTCAGGCCGTCGAGCGGCGTCTGGTATCGGCTCAATAGTTCCAATGGCCAGTTTGCCGCATTGGCGTTCGGGCTCAGTGGCGACGTTCCTGCTCCCGGCGATTTTGACGGTGACGGCAAGGATGATCAGGCTGTATATCGATCCGGCACGTGGTATATGAATCAATCTTCGAGCGGAGTCACCGCCATCGCGTTCGGCCTGGCCCAAGACACGCCGGTCCTGAGAGCATATCTGCCGTGAGCGAAAAATCGACGATCCTCGGTCATATTGACTTCTATCGTTAATAGGCATCCGAAACCTTCGGAGTTGGGCCGATACGCTGGAAAGTGTTCCAATGCGTATCGGCTCAACGGACATTCGTATAGGAATTTACGGAACGGACATTTTTCTCTTGTATTTTTGACCTTTTCTGGTATATCATTACGACAATTTCGTGAGACCCTAATTCAAATCGTTTTAAGCTCTTGGGCGTCGAACCGTGTCGACACCCATATCTGGTTCATTTTGTGCCTTGCACGTTTGATCGAAATGAGAGCTTTGTAGCTTTCTATTTACCACGACTCAGGAGGATTCGAATATGTTTGGACGATCAAAGGCTGATACTCGATTGAGTGTACTTGCCTGCTTGTTCGTATTGGGACTGATCACAGCGGTGATCGTTGTTCCCTTTAAGTTTGGTACGGAGGCGGCGGGCCAGAAAGGCCTGTTTTTACGCACTTCGACCGCCGATGACGGACTGCCCAAAATGTGGGATATCCGTGAAAATAAGACCATTGAAACGGAAGACGCTCTGCTCAAATTCCGTCAAACGATCGGCAAGGATTCAAGTTCCGTCGCCAACGTTCGCGATGCTTTTGCTCGCGGCGAAGAGGCGTTCAAACAGAATCATCCGGACGCTAAGGTCGAGTACAATACCGACATCCGCACACCGGAAGTAATGGCACCTGATGTTGCAAAGCAGCCGGTCGAATGGCTTTCAGGCCCGTCAGGATTAAAGCGCTCCGAGATCCTTCGTGGATTTATTCGCGAAAATCAGAACCTGATCGGTGTAAATGATCAACAGATCAACGGCCTCAAGGTAACGGCGGACTACACCAACCCCGATGGCAACATCTCGTATGCTCACCTTGAGCAGGAGATCAATGGCATCCCGGTTTTCCGTGGCGAAGTCAAAGCAGGATTTACCAAGAGCGGCCAGATCATCCGTGTGATCAACAATCTGGCTCCGGGCCTCGAGTATGAGTCGCTTTCGAACTCATTCGGCGACCCCGTTCAGGCAGTTCGCAAGGCTGCCGGTCACATTAATCACGCGATCGTCCCGGCGGACGTTGCCCGCAACGAAGCCGTTTCGAACGACCTCAAGGTCACCTTCGGCGAAGGCGACTGGGCAACAACTGCTGAAAAAATGTACTTCCCGACGGAGCCCGGCGTTGCCGTGCCGTCGTGGAGAGTCCTGATCTGGGAACCGGTTCGTGCTTACTACGTCATCGTTGACGCCAACACGAATGTCGTCCTCTGGCACAAGAACATCTCGGATGATCAGACCCAGTCGGCAACCTATCAAATCTATGGCAACACTAGTGCTCACAACGACATCGCTGATGACCCGGCACCGCTTAGCCCCGGTCCGACCGATCCCGGACTCGGCACACAGGGAGCATTGATCACGCGCTCTAACCGCACGCTCGTCGGAAACGAAGGCTTGCTTTCGTTCAACAACAACGGCTGGATCACCGACGGTGCCAATATCACTGACGGCAACGCTACCGAAGCAGGCCTTGACCGTGACGGCACGAATGGCGTCGATGCACCAATGGCAGGCGACACGGCTTGCCCGGGTGCGGGATGCCGCATCTTTAGCTCGACTTGGAATCCTCCTCCCGGAAGCCCGGCACCGGGTGACGATCCGCTGACGCCTCAGGCACAGCGTGGTGCAGTGATTCAGATGTTCTACATTATGAACCGCTACCACGATGAACTATATCGTCGTGGCTTTACCGAAGCTGCCCGCAACTTCCAGACTGACAACTTCGGTCGCGGCGGCACAGGCAACGACCGCGTTTCGTCAGAAGGCCAGGATTCGTCGGGTACGAACAATGCTAACTTTGCAACACCTGCGGACGGTGGACGCGGACGTATGCAGATGTTTTTGTGGACCGGCCCGACCCCGGATAGAGATGGTACGCCCGATGCGGGCATCGTGATCCACGAAGTTACGCACGGAACGTCGAACCGCTTGCACGGAAACGGCAGCGGACTCGGCAACCAGGGCGGAATGATGGGCGAAGGCTGGGGCGACTGGTATGCCAGCACTATGATGGCCGAACCGACCGACCCGATCAATGGCATCTATTCGATGGGCGGTTACGCGACATATCTCTTATCGCCTACATTTACGTCGAATTACTACTTTGGAATTCGTCGGTTCCCGACCGCAGTGATCGCATTCACCGGCGGCCCACAGAATAAGCCGCATAACCCGTTGACCTTTGGTCACATTAATTCAAACTGCGACACGACTCTCGGAACCACCACAACTGCAGTTTCAAGTGCATATCCGCGTAATCCGGCAATCGCAACCTCGGGCAGCTGCTCACAGGTTCACAACGCCGGCGAGATCTGGAAGAGTGCATTGTGGGAAGTTCGTTCGTTGATGGTCACACGTCTAGGCTTCACGCCCGGTACGGAACGTGCCCTTCAAGTCGTAACGGACGGAATGAAACTTTCTCCGCTTAACCCAATGATGCTTCAGGAACGTGATGCTATCCTCGCCGCTGCTGCCGCTCTGCCGGTTGCTCCGGAAGCAGGTGCAGACGTTTCGGACGTATGGGAAGGCTTCCGCCGACGCGGATTTGGTTTCTCGGCCAGCACGCAGTCATCGACAGCTGTCACCGAGGCATTTGACCTGCCGAACGCGGTACTCACTGATCCGTTTACGGTAAGTGATTCCACTGGTAACAACAACGGCGTTCCCGAGCCGGGCGAAAACGTCCTGCTTAACATCGCCGTTACCAACAACACCGGTATTACGGTAAACAATGTTACGGTCAGCGTAGATGGCGGAACCCCGGTCAATTACGGCAATGTCGCTCAAGCGGCAGTCGTTACCAATGCCCATCCGTTCGCAATTCCGGGCGTGGCGGCTTGCGGTAGCACACAGAGCGTTTCGATCGTTGTCGCCAGTTCGATCGGTTCCCAGCCTGCGGCGATCCGCAGCTTTGTACTCGGAACTCCGAATGGAACTGTCGAAAACTTTGACGCTGTGGTCGCTCCGGCTCTACCTGCCGGATGGACAACAACTCAGGATTCAGGAACCCTCATCAATTGGGTCACGACGGCAAGCGGACCGAGCTCAGCTCCTAACTCGGCTTTTGCCAACGATCCTTCAGGGGTTAATATGTCGTCGCTGGTAAGCCCGGTTGTACCTATTACATCCGCGGCTGCTCAGGTCAAATTCAAGAACAAATACGTCACCGAATCAACGTTTGACGGAGCCGTTCTTGAGATCAAGATCGGTGCCGGTGCGTTCGCCGATATCGTGACCGCAGGCGGATCATTCGTTAGCGGCGGTTACAATGCGACGATCTCCACCAGCTTCTCAAATCCGCTCGGCGGCCGACAGGCTTGGTCGGGCACTTCGACTGGTGGCTATATCGACACGGTGGCCAATCTACCGGCGGCGGCAAACGGCCAGAGCATCCAGCTCAGATGGCGTATGGCGTCGGATTCGTCGGTTGCTTCAACCGGTATAAACGTTGATGACGTCCAGATCGTCAGCAGCTTCACCTGTGCTGCCGCGGTGCCGAGATCACGTGCTGACTTTGACGGCGACGGCAAAACAGATGTTTCCGTATATCGTCCGAGCGAAGGCAACTGGTACATCAATGGATCGACGGCTGGTTTCAGCGTCATCAATTGGGGTAACAGCACGGATGTCACGATCCCCGGCGATTACGACGGTGACGGCAAG
This is a stretch of genomic DNA from Chloracidobacterium sp.. It encodes these proteins:
- a CDS encoding DEAD/DEAH box helicase, producing MTQTPDDKIFGADGLISQFHDKYEYREGQVRMAAAIATAFEDKKHLIVEAGTGTGKTLAYLIPAIAASIKHNRRIIISTGTKNLQEQLMEKDIPFLQKILPTKFTAAYMKGRSNYACLYRINKSDDQPILDGIDEVDHFAQVREWSRETQTGDRAELTYLPENLSFWSRVNAKSETCIGQKCPDFEPCFITRMRSRAESADIVIVNHHLFFADLNVRGNQFGKVLPDYGAVIFDEAHLIEDIAADYFGFQTSNYQFDEVARDATNLPIADAIAIAGITKAAGKVVGLAEQFWARFTQGRGGDGRFPLLPDTFAIRGRDGKPVPSSHGEAYHALDDALSRLENDVDVFSEKLPEADSLVRRIRQGRFDLEFIIKQADANYVYWLERRGRGVFLQASPVDVSSLLQDKLFDKVETCVLTSATLSTNGGFSFIRNRLGLSAGTTNTLVAPSSFDYQSQAIVYLPKAMPDPRSPEFTQMAAAEIVNILHSTQGRAFVLCTSNSSMKALYEIVSSRVGYPCFLQGTMSKTGLLERFRGTSNAVLFATSSFWQGVDVQGDQLSCVIIDKLPFAVPTDPLVAARSKFIDDNGGRSFFDYSVPQAVISLKQGIGRLIRSSTDRGVIAILDPRLRTKPYGRDFLASLPRMRITSDIEDVRSMFDAQV
- a CDS encoding M36 family metallopeptidase — translated: MIQHNRTESFRKGIAPLFAIAALTFALSTPFLFGTSASKGLIARTESHDAELPNYDIRTDKGAVEKLLAFRLNSGRSAADTADVRDDFATGEKRLRRSIPTLKVEYNDDIRIPEVIGTDTASVRAFLTPASAEKRPDALKRFLSANSSLTGVAESEIASLKTTADYVNPNGDLAFAQLEQRIGGIPVFRGEVKAGFTRRGEIVRVINNLAPGINQSTVSSDFALPLDAVRSAAAHISIDAARLDLSPNTAESNDLKATYGIGDSATTAEKMYFPTEPGVVTPAWRVLIWQPVNAFYVIVDAATGTMLWRKNITEDQSQSATYSVYTNPNAMINVAENPFPLTPGPISPNGVQGSAIGRSTITRIGNEAPYGFNTLGWLTDGVNITDGNAVQAGLDRDGVDGVDASSEAVGTGRTFSFAYAPLNPNTNSGDAPIPATQTYPGSTFQQGTTTQLFYICNWYHDELYRLGFTEQALNFQNSNFGRGGSENDRVRGEGQDSSGTNNANFSTPADGSRPRMQMYIWTGPNPDIDGNVDADVVIHEHTHGLSNRLHGNGSGLSINMSRGMGEGWSDFYGHALLSEPGDPINGIYTTGSYDTYLGGGTTTNYYYGIRRFPKAVKAFTGGPGNLPHNPLTFADADASQMNLSDGAYPRGPYGSSTADAVHNLGEIWSSALWEIRGRMVTRLGWEIGNRKVLQIVTDGMKLAPLSPTFLTERDAILAAAQASSLAPEAAADVADVWAGFAIRGMGSGAKIQNSGSGAGDTRVTESFELPNLTQSPGLTVADPSGNANGYPDPGETVSLNIPITNATGATANGVSVQLVGGGSADYGTIASGSTVTQAVSYTVPAGTPCGSALSLTLNVSSSIGPFSVIRQIIVGQPIATFTENFDGVVVPSVPAGWASTVLQSGIAFATTTVSPDSGTTAAFALDPETVGGGTDLTSLPVAITSPAATVSFRHRFDTEGGWDGGSLEISIGGAGFQEFIGAGGSFIQNGYNGTLGNGTNNPLANRAAWSGSSNGYITTTALLPPVAAGQNVQFRWRFGADNNTGGLGWWIDTVQVSGNYGCSVIDNFARPRADFDGDGRSDVSVFRPADGNWYLNRSQQGFTAVNFGLASDIPTPGDFDGDGKADIAVWRPSTGVWYRLNSSNGQFFAYTYGSSGDIPQAGDFDGDGKDDLALWRPSTGVWYWIASSNGTSNAYQFGLPDDKPVAGDYDGDHKDDIAVWRPSTGVWYRLNSGNGQFFIMAFGLSDDLATPADYDGDGKQDIAVFRPSSGVWYRLNSSNGQFAALAFGLSGDVPAPGDFDGDGKDDQAVYRSGTWYMNQSSSGVTAIAFGLAQDTPVLRAYLP
- a CDS encoding M36 family metallopeptidase, producing MFGRSKADTRLSVLACLFVLGLITAVIVVPFKFGTEAAGQKGLFLRTSTADDGLPKMWDIRENKTIETEDALLKFRQTIGKDSSSVANVRDAFARGEEAFKQNHPDAKVEYNTDIRTPEVMAPDVAKQPVEWLSGPSGLKRSEILRGFIRENQNLIGVNDQQINGLKVTADYTNPDGNISYAHLEQEINGIPVFRGEVKAGFTKSGQIIRVINNLAPGLEYESLSNSFGDPVQAVRKAAGHINHAIVPADVARNEAVSNDLKVTFGEGDWATTAEKMYFPTEPGVAVPSWRVLIWEPVRAYYVIVDANTNVVLWHKNISDDQTQSATYQIYGNTSAHNDIADDPAPLSPGPTDPGLGTQGALITRSNRTLVGNEGLLSFNNNGWITDGANITDGNATEAGLDRDGTNGVDAPMAGDTACPGAGCRIFSSTWNPPPGSPAPGDDPLTPQAQRGAVIQMFYIMNRYHDELYRRGFTEAARNFQTDNFGRGGTGNDRVSSEGQDSSGTNNANFATPADGGRGRMQMFLWTGPTPDRDGTPDAGIVIHEVTHGTSNRLHGNGSGLGNQGGMMGEGWGDWYASTMMAEPTDPINGIYSMGGYATYLLSPTFTSNYYFGIRRFPTAVIAFTGGPQNKPHNPLTFGHINSNCDTTLGTTTTAVSSAYPRNPAIATSGSCSQVHNAGEIWKSALWEVRSLMVTRLGFTPGTERALQVVTDGMKLSPLNPMMLQERDAILAAAAALPVAPEAGADVSDVWEGFRRRGFGFSASTQSSTAVTEAFDLPNAVLTDPFTVSDSTGNNNGVPEPGENVLLNIAVTNNTGITVNNVTVSVDGGTPVNYGNVAQAAVVTNAHPFAIPGVAACGSTQSVSIVVASSIGSQPAAIRSFVLGTPNGTVENFDAVVAPALPAGWTTTQDSGTLINWVTTASGPSSAPNSAFANDPSGVNMSSLVSPVVPITSAAAQVKFKNKYVTESTFDGAVLEIKIGAGAFADIVTAGGSFVSGGYNATISTSFSNPLGGRQAWSGTSTGGYIDTVANLPAAANGQSIQLRWRMASDSSVASTGINVDDVQIVSSFTCAAAVPRSRADFDGDGKTDVSVYRPSEGNWYINGSTAGFSVINWGNSTDVTIPGDYDGDGKADEAVFRANADPAQSDYLILKSNGFVFQGTAWGVPGDIPISGDYDGDGKADMSIFRPSTGTWYVLNSGNGSNTVEPFGSTGDVPMAFDLEADGKTNLAVYRPTDNTWYIARNTGTPATNFDAYPFGQTGDLLVPADYDGDNKDDVAVFRPSNGTWYIRKSSDGSSTFTAFGQAGDVPVPGDYDGDSKDDVAVYRAGTWYVNQSTAGYFQTAFGLASDVPLPTRYIPGGTAAPPASTTVSYTGPVVPIPDSNAAGVDIVVPVSGVGNISDLNFSFDGTVADPTPGSTTVGLDHSWVGDVIVKLTSPGGTTVAIFDRPGVPASTFGCSNNNLFQLTLNDDGGLPSIETAANPGPTCTTGLGFPTGNFSPNNPMGAFDGQNANGNWTINVSDNGGGDTGSVRAFSMIFNSGN